In a single window of the Anguilla rostrata isolate EN2019 chromosome 4, ASM1855537v3, whole genome shotgun sequence genome:
- the tmeff1b gene encoding tomoregulin-1b — protein sequence MSRGLLLETGIGPLSGYYFSFFCFLTIASLQGVKASYPQSSECLSGKGKGCIDYSEKKSDLRVCDDSTCRYGGICRDDGADLKCVCQFQCHKNYIPVCGSNEDTYQNECYLRQASCKQQKHISVVSEGPCYPDNGSGSADGDYEGSGTDSGKKFTKCGSCKYGAECDEDSEDVWCICNIDCSGHNDNPVCGTDGNSYNNPCHVREASCMKQEQIDVKHLGRCPDKDKMKKEDGNAYKPDLFDTADLGDGVYAGIPMPCSDSYAGFCVHGSCELKYNMPSCRCDSGYEGQQCDEIQDFNILYVVPSGQKLHYVLIAAIIGAVQIAIIVAVVMCITRKCPKNNRGRRQKQNLGHFTSDTSSRMV from the exons ATGTCGAGAGGCTTGCTCCTCGAGACGGGGATTGGACCTTTGAGTGGCTATTACTTTTCATTCTTCTGCTTCCTAACAATCGCTTCACTGCAAGGCGTCAAGGCATCTTACCCACAGAGCAGTGAATGCCTGTCAGGCAAAGGGAAAGGCTGCATTG ACTACTCAGAGAAGAAAAGTGACTTGAGGGTGTGCGATGACTCCACGTGTCGGTATGGGGGCATCTGCAGAGACGATGGGGCTGACCTGAAGTGTGTGTGCCAGTTTCAG TGCCACAAGAACTACATTCCAGTGTGTGGGTCCAATGAAGACACCTACCAGAATGAATGTTACTTGAGACAAGCTTCTTGCAAACAGCAGAAGCACATATCAGTGGTGTCAGAGGGACCCTGCTACCCTG ATAATGGCTCCGGATCTGCAGATGGAG aTTATGAAGGATCTGGCACAGACTCCGGCAAGAAGTTCACCAAGTGTGGAAGTTGCAAGTATGGAGCAGAATGTGATGAGGATTCTGAAGATGTGTG GTGTATATGTAACATTGACTGCAGTGGCCACAATGACAACCCTGTGTGTGGGACTGACGGAAACTCGTACAACAATCCCTGTCACGTCCGAGAGGCGTCCTGCATGAAGCAGGAGCAGATCGATGTCAAACACCTCGGGAGATGCCCAG ATAAAgataaaatgaagaaagaagATGGAAATGCATACAAGCCTGATCTTTTTG ACACTGCTGACCTAGGAGATGGTGTATATGCTGGAATTCCCATGCCTTGTTCCGACAGCTATGCTGGATTCTGCGTGCATGGGTCATGTGAACTCAAGTACAATATGCCCTCTTGTCG GTGCGACTCAGGGTACGAAGGTCAACAGTGTGACGAGATCCAGGATTTCAATATCTTGTATGTGGTGCCCAGTGGGCAGAAGCTCCACTACGTCCTCATCGCTGCCATCATTGGAGCCGTGCAGATTGCCATTATCGTCGCCGTGGTGATGTGCATTACAAG